In one window of Fictibacillus phosphorivorans DNA:
- a CDS encoding carbamoyl phosphate synthase small subunit, whose protein sequence is MKRYLILEDGTIFNGLAFGSQRESSGEVVFTTSMTGYQEVMTDPSYCDQIICFTYPLVGNYGINRSDYESIRPATSGIIVNEHAEFPNHHEGMQSLSSWLTAKDIPGLYGIDTRKLTRKIRQHGTLKGRMTNSIENAEEIIKNLNAEERITNQVTKVSTKTPYHLPNSGHRVVVVDFGVKSGMLRELSRRLCDVIVVPHNTSAADIIRLQPDGVLLSNGPGDPKDVHSAITMIQELLKNNIPILGICLGHQLLALACGADTEKLKFGHRGSNHPVKDLETGKIALTSQNHGYAVTEASLQNSELVLTHKAVNDGTVEGLKHKVKPAFSIQYHPEASPGPQDSNPIFDDFMNMIKTTKKEGLMQYA, encoded by the coding sequence ATGAAACGCTACTTAATTTTAGAAGATGGAACGATTTTTAACGGATTGGCTTTTGGTTCACAACGTGAATCAAGTGGTGAGGTAGTATTCACAACAAGTATGACAGGATATCAAGAAGTGATGACAGATCCATCATACTGTGACCAGATTATCTGCTTCACGTATCCATTAGTAGGAAATTATGGAATCAACCGTTCAGATTATGAATCGATCCGTCCCGCAACGAGTGGAATCATTGTGAATGAACATGCTGAGTTTCCAAACCATCATGAAGGCATGCAATCACTAAGCAGCTGGCTGACAGCGAAAGATATTCCTGGTTTATATGGTATTGATACACGTAAACTTACAAGAAAAATCCGACAGCACGGAACGTTAAAAGGCAGAATGACAAATTCTATTGAAAATGCTGAAGAAATAATAAAGAACTTGAATGCCGAAGAGCGAATAACGAATCAAGTGACAAAAGTATCAACAAAAACACCATATCACTTACCAAACAGTGGTCATAGAGTAGTAGTCGTAGATTTTGGGGTAAAAAGCGGAATGTTACGCGAGTTGTCGAGAAGATTATGTGATGTGATCGTTGTTCCACACAACACATCTGCAGCAGATATTATCCGTCTTCAGCCTGATGGTGTGCTCTTGAGCAACGGACCTGGAGATCCAAAAGATGTTCACTCAGCAATTACGATGATTCAAGAGCTTTTAAAAAATAACATCCCGATCTTAGGAATCTGCTTAGGTCATCAACTGTTAGCTCTTGCTTGTGGTGCTGATACTGAAAAGTTGAAGTTTGGACACCGAGGATCGAACCATCCAGTAAAAGACCTTGAGACTGGAAAAATTGCGCTCACTTCTCAAAACCATGGTTATGCCGTAACAGAAGCATCTCTACAAAATTCAGAGCTCGTTCTAACACACAAAGCTGTTAACGATGGAACGGTGGAAGGGTTGAAACATAAAGTAAAACCAGCGTTTTCGATTCAATATCATCCAGAAGCTTCACCTGGACCACAAGACTCGAATCCGATCTTTGATGACTTCATGAACATGATAAAAACAACGAAGAAAGAAGGTTTGATGCAATATGCCTAA